The following are encoded together in the Salvia hispanica cultivar TCC Black 2014 chromosome 6, UniMelb_Shisp_WGS_1.0, whole genome shotgun sequence genome:
- the LOC125195203 gene encoding uncharacterized protein LOC125195203, producing the protein MGSFERQVKARAREIKGLFNKGFKFVKHSCKKGWHKLGFQHSFLEDFDCGEMELDFPKTKAGELKEKSLRTTLQYVQAQGHPYVEIREEGKKNRLILFCMLCPAPCHSDSCLFEHLKGRRHTQRLATAQLTLLKPNPWPFNDGMIFFHDQQTKTVPASDRGKNKLVDVRSSNVGPVASAQSSLKIKDNTNRDKKSSSSTLGGDKTGGMLVIPDVMQKGKASDLVVRHIGVGRIGARFGYRHGGSSQVCRVWCGWLGNVDSTTEDVARTPKHEFSIVTFSYDYNLGRQGLVDSVDYMLSSVPGIEPEKIRPRRGRKRKLVSDPKNISKALRIQDHSSGKESQSSKSSKSNVLFTRDEDRLARIIASKTLRKRLRKRYRFYAKRECRICRKRMVLDKDVAALLNWKTGMLLFHVYHISCLIQWLLHFEAEFAFDDQNEIKMAKAKKDGEKDPICSAFCPECQGTGIIVKGNERENLHASLNQIMEYTHKMCEARSAWITSPEMLDNCSIGFHFPQAYYDPRYQEDVQQLKILHFYRAIE; encoded by the exons TTGGGATTTCAGCATAGTTTTCTTGAAGATTTTGATTGTGGGGAGATGGAATTAGATTTTCCTAAGACAAAAGCTGGTGAATTGAAAGAGAAGTCGTTAAGGACTACTCTCCAGTATGTTCAAGCACAGGGGCATCCATATGTCGAGATTAGGGAAGAGGGCAAGAAGAACCGCTTGatcttattttgtatgttGTGTCCTGCACCTTGCCATAGTGATTCTTGCTTGTTTGAACACTTGAAGGGCCGTAGGCACACTCAAAGACTAGCCACTGCGCAACTTACACTGCTCAAACCAAATCCATGGCCCTTCAATGATGGTATGATTTTCTTCCATGATCAGCAAACTAAAACTGTACCTGCTTCGGACCGTGGGAAAAACAAGTTGGTAGATGTACGTAGTAGTAATGTTGGACCGGTTGCTAGTGCACAGAGTTCCCTGAAGATTAAGGACAACACCAATCGTGATAAAAAATCCAGTAGTTCTACCTTGGGTGGTGATAAAACTGGTGGGATGCTAGTTATTCCCGACGTTATGCAAAAAGGCAAGGCTTCTGATTTGGTGGTGAGGCATATTGGAGTTGGAAGAATTGGTGCCAGGTTTGGGTATAGGCATGGAGGCTCCAGTCAAGTTTGTAGAGTATGGTGTGGATGGCTAGGGAATGTGGATTCCACCACTGAGGATGTTGCTAGGACTCCTAAGCATGAATTTTCTATTGTTACCTTTTCTTACGACTATAACTTGGGGCGGCAGGGGTTAGTTGATAGTGTCGATTATATGCTTTCATCAGTTCCTGGTATAGAACCTGAGAAAATTCGCCCTCGTAGAGGCAGGAAGAGGAAGTTAGTTTCTGATCCAAAGAATATAAGTAAGGCTTTAAGAATTCAAGATCACTCTTCTGGGAAAGAGTCTCAGTCTTCAAAAAGTTCAAAGTCAAACGTGCTGTTCAccagagatgaagatagattGGCTCGCATTATTGCGAGCAAGACTCTGAGGAAACGATTAAGAAAACGATACCGTTTTTATGCTAAGAGGGAATGTCGGATATGCAGAAAGAGGATGGTGCTGGACAAAGATGTTGCTGCTCTGTTAAATTGGAAGACTGGAATGCTT CTATTCCATGTGTATCACATATCCTGTCTCATTCAATGGTTACTGCACTTTGAGGCTGAGTTTGCTTTTGATGATCAGAATGAAATCAAAATGGCTAAAGCCAAGAAAGATGGGGAGAAGGACCCAATTTGCTCGGCATTCTGTCCTGAATGCCAAGGCACTGGTATAATAGTGAAAGGGAATGAACGCGAGAACCTACATGCCTCTCTTAATCAG ATCATGGAATATACGCACAAAATGTGTGAGGCTCGCAGTGCTTGGATAACAAGTCCAGAAATGTTGGATAACTGCTCAATTGGTTTTCATTTCCCTCAGGCATACTATGATCCAAGATATCAG GAAGATGTACAACAACTGAAAATACTGCACTTCTATCGAGCAATTGAGTAG